A stretch of Oreochromis aureus strain Israel breed Guangdong linkage group 11, ZZ_aureus, whole genome shotgun sequence DNA encodes these proteins:
- the LOC120442808 gene encoding uncharacterized protein LOC120442808, whose translation MSGRGDESQNNRNGRQVNPEIFPSGDQEPAYEPATEPIGGLRGFLNNLYLGLYNIFWRMDELIDELEERYDDIHNIIVRDNNANADNNEQHDDHNAAVVVGIENDDSDEAFEECVDVHQYIPEEDPQPGVSRRRCREMDEEDVESNKRIRWSEEFSDDDSDFFSACDTDSEGCPHVGNIADEDSPQQVTEEELLPGGSTKRSREEDVDEEERNSKKSRLANSDSGTSSAVYDHSESRSDELFEDALEELDNHETGGSRKRSREDFEEEEEFWRVCKFQRCSNESTSTSDDD comes from the exons ATGAGTGGAAGAGGAGATGAATCACAAAATAACCGTAATG GCCGACAGGTTAACCCAGAAATCTTTCCAAGTGGAGATCAGGAACCAGCTTATGAACCAGCTACTGAACCTATTGGTGGACTCCGGGGCTTCCTGAACAATCTTTATCTTGGTCTCTATAATATTTTTTGGAGGATGGATGAGCTAATAGATGAATTAGAGGAACGATATGATGACATTCACAATATTATTGTGAGGGACAATAATGCCAATGCTGACAACAATGAACAGCACGATGATCacaatgctgctgttgttgttggcaTTGAAAATGATGATTCTGATGAGGCATTTGAAGAGTGTGTGGATGTTCACCAGTACATCCCAGAAGAGGACCCTCAGCCAGGTGTATCCAGGAGGAGGTGTAGAGAGATGGATGAAGAAGATGTGGAATCAAACAAAAGAATCAGATGGAGCGAGGAGTTTTCTGATGATGACTCTGACTTCTTCTCTGCTTGTGACACTGATAGCGAGGGCTGTCCTCATGTTGGTAATATTGCTGATGAGGACAGCCCTCAGCAGGTAACAGAAGAAGAACTGCTGCCTGGTGGATCCACGAAAAGGTCCAGAGAGGAAGATGTAGATGAAGAAGAGCGTAATAGCAAAAAATCCAGGCTTGCAAACTCTGATTCGGGGACTAGCTCAGCTGTGTATGATCACTCTGAGAGCAGGAGTGATGAACTTTTTGAAGATGCACTTGAAGAGCTTGACAACCATGAAACTGGAGGCTCGAGGAAGCGGTCCCGAGAGGATtttgaggaagaagaggaattCTGGCGTGTTTGCAAATTTCAGAGGTGTTCAAATGAGTCCACCAGCACCAGTGATGACGACTAA